One part of the Ziziphus jujuba cultivar Dongzao chromosome 2, ASM3175591v1 genome encodes these proteins:
- the LOC107425735 gene encoding cycloartenol-C-24-methyltransferase isoform X1, producing MSKAGALDLASGLGGKIDKSDVLSAVEKYEKYHVCYGGEEEERKAHYSDMVNKYYDLVTSFYEFGWGESFHFAHRWKGESLRESIKRHEHFLALQLGLKPGQKVLDVGCGIGGPLREIARFSSTSITGLNNNEYQITRGKELNRVAGVDKTCNFVKADFMKMPFPDNSFDAVYAIEATCHAPDAYGCYKEIYRVLKPGQCFAAYEWCMTDSFDPNNQEHQKIKAEIEIGDGLPDIRLTGKCLEALKQAGFEVIWERDLAADSPLPWYLPLDKSHFSLSSFRLTAVGRFFTKNMVRALEFVGLAPKGSQRVQDFLEKAAEGLVAGGKKEIFTPMYFFLARKPH from the exons ATGTCGAAAGCCGGAGCATTGGATCTCGCATCAGGTCTCGGTGGAAAGATCGACAAAAGCGATGTTCTCTCCGCCGTCGAAAA GTATGAGAAATATCATGTCTGTTATGGAGGTGAAGAGGAAGAGAGAAAAGCTCATTATTCTGATATG GTTAACAAATATTATGATCTCGTAACCAGTTTCTATGAGTTTGGCTGGGGAGAATCGTTCCATTTTGCACATAG ATGGAAAGGTGAGTCGCTTCGAGAGAGCATCAAGCGGCATGAGCACTTCCTTGCTTTACAGCTTGGACTGAAACCTGGACAGAAG GTGTTGGATGTGGGTTGTGGGATTGGAGGTCCTCTAAGAGAGATTGCTCGCTTCAG CTCAACTTCTATTACAGGGTTGAATAACAATGAATATCAGATTACAAGAGGAAAG GAACTGAACCGGGTTGCAGGAGTAGACAAGACATGCAACTTTGTTAAG GCTGATTTTATGAAAATGCCATTTCCTGACAATTCATTTGATGCAGTATATGCAATTGAAGCTACCTGCCATGCACCAGATGCG TACGGATGCTATAAAGAGATTTATAGAGTATTAAAACCAGGCCAATGTTTTGCCGCATATGAGTGGTGCATGACTGACTCATTTGATCCTAACAACCAAGAACATCAAAAAATTAAG GCTGAAAttgagattggtgatggcctaCCAGACATCAGGTTGACAGGAAAATGCCTTGAAGCTCTGAAACAAGCGGGTTTTGAG GTCATATGGGAGAGAGATCTTGCGGCAGACTCACCTTTGCCTTGGTACTTGCCTCTGGACAAAAGTCACTTCTCTCTGAGTAGTTTCCGTCTAACAGCTGTTGGGCGATTTTTCACCAAAAACATG GTCAGGGCTCTAGAATTCGTTGGTCTTGCCCCAAAAGGAAGCCAAAGAGTTCAAGATTTTCTGGAGAAGGCTGCAGAAGGGCTAGTTGCAGGTGGAAA GAAAGAGATATTCACGCCAATGTATTTCTTCTTGGCCCGGAAACCACATTGA
- the LOC107431444 gene encoding disease resistance protein RGA2-like isoform X1, translating to MPLYPYLQELALTDNYRLKTFQRTQQMKMMDPFSPFSQLTTLKVERMENLQSLSEVLTSLISLKYLSVGECPKLKFFCDGIQHLTCLQELQIRNCQELVDIYDDGEGNMWQALKSLRILEFSGLPRLETLPDGLQQLTSLEKLSLCRCKSLVDIPQWIHNLKSLQELHIWGSDKLTSLPKEGMRQLTSLHTLTIGDCLFYSCDEDFYRLDLQSLRILEFTNLPRLEALPAFLLQLTSLQELRLHYCNSFVGIPERIFDNFRSLLQKLDIWDSHKFTSLPVEVMHQLTSLQHLSIRDCPNYDGGDGNEWQALQSLRFLHFEDLPQLETLPAGLQRVISLNKLTLDCCKSLVGIPGWIGNLKLLQDLTISGCSNSLTSLPEGMRQLTSLQELYISHCLFYKGDGNMWQGLKSFRILWFSDLPQLETLSKGLQQLTSLEELRLYNCNSLVGIPEWIGNLKSLRTLTIWGCSNLTSLPEGMRQLTSLQTLSIRDCPVLKQRCERETGGEDWHKVSHIPRLYLFGAQLQPSTSSSAARGKIFKTVRRLQLCNK from the exons ATGCCACTTTACCCCTATCTTCAAGAACTTGCATTGACTGATAATTATAGGTTGAAGACTTTCCAACGAACGCAACAGATGAAGATGATGGATCCTTTCTCTCCTTTCTCACAGTTGACTACTCTCAAAGTTGAAAGGATGGAGAATCTACAATCGCTGTCAGAGGTGTTAACGAGCCTCATTTCTCTCAAGTATCTTTCGGTTGGGGAGTGTCCAAAATTAAAGTTCTTTTGTGATGGTATTCAACATCTCACCTGTCTTCAAGAACTACAGATTCGCAATTGCCAAGAGCTGGTTGACATATATGATGACGGTGAAGGGAATATGTGGCAAGCTCTTAAAAGCCTTCGTATTCTAGAGTTTAGTGGTCTTCCAAGACTGGAAACTCTCCCTGACGGGCTTCAACAACTTACCTCCCTCGAGAAGCTTAGTTTGTGTAGGTGTAAGAGTTTGGTGGACATTCCACAATGGATCCACAACCTCAAGTCACTTCAAGAGCTTCACATCTGGGGGTCCGACAAATTGACATCACTACCTAAAGAAGGAATGCGTCAGCTCACCTCTTTGCATACACTTACAATTGGTGATTGCCTCTTCTACAGCTGTGATGAGGATTTTTATCGGCTAGATCTTCAAAGCCTTCGTATTCTCGAGTTTACTAATCTTCCACGGCTAGAAGCTCTCCCTGCCTTCCTACTACAACTTACCTCCCTCCAAGAGCTTAGATTGCATTACTGTAACAGTTTTGTGGGTATTCCAGAACGGATATTCGACAACTTTCGATCGCTACTTCAAAAGCTTGACATTTGGGATTCCCACAAATTCACATCACTACCAGTTGAAGTCATGCACCAGCTCACCTCTTTGCAACATCTTTCTATTAGAGATTGTCCTAACTACGACGGTGGTGATGGGAATGAGTGGCAGGCTCTTCAAAGCCTTCGATTTCTCCACTTTGAAGATCTTCCCCAACTGGAAACTCTCCCTGCCGGCCTACAACGAGTTATCTCCCTCAACAAGCTTACATTGGATTGTTGCAAGAGTTTGGTGGGTATTCCAGGATGGATCGGTAACCTCAAATTACTTCAAGATCTTACCATTTCTGGGTGCTCCAACAGTTTGACATCCCTACCTGAAGGAATGCGTCAGCTCACCTCTTTGCAAGAACTTTATATCAGTCATTGTCTTTTCTACAAGGGAGATGGGAATATGTGGCAAGGTCTTAAAAGCTTTCGCATTCTCTGGTTTAGTGATCTTCCACAGCTGGAAACTCTCTCTAAGGGGCTACAACAACTTACTTCCCTCGAGGAACTTAGATTGTATAACTGTAACAGTTTGGTGGGTATTCCAGAATGGATAGGCAACCTCAAATCACTTCGAACGCTTACTATTTGGGGGTGCAGCAATTTGACATCACTACCTGAAGGAATGCGTCAACTCACCTCTTTGCAGACGCTTTCTATCAGGGATTGCCCTGTCTTAAAGCAAAGATGTGAAAGGGAAACGGGAGGCGAGGATTGGCATAAGGTTTCTCATATCCCACGCTTGTATTTGTTTGGTGCACAACTACAACCATCCACTTCTTCTTCAG CAGCTCGTGGCAAGATATTTAAGACTGTCAGGAGATTGCAATTGTGCAATAAATGA
- the LOC107425735 gene encoding cycloartenol-C-24-methyltransferase isoform X2 codes for MGRCYILSTRCRLFGVARYEKYHVCYGGEEEERKAHYSDMVNKYYDLVTSFYEFGWGESFHFAHRWKGESLRESIKRHEHFLALQLGLKPGQKVLDVGCGIGGPLREIARFSSTSITGLNNNEYQITRGKELNRVAGVDKTCNFVKADFMKMPFPDNSFDAVYAIEATCHAPDAYGCYKEIYRVLKPGQCFAAYEWCMTDSFDPNNQEHQKIKAEIEIGDGLPDIRLTGKCLEALKQAGFEVIWERDLAADSPLPWYLPLDKSHFSLSSFRLTAVGRFFTKNMVRALEFVGLAPKGSQRVQDFLEKAAEGLVAGGKKEIFTPMYFFLARKPH; via the exons ATGGGTAGATGCTACATCTTATCAACAAGATGTCGTTTATTTGGTGTTGCAAG GTATGAGAAATATCATGTCTGTTATGGAGGTGAAGAGGAAGAGAGAAAAGCTCATTATTCTGATATG GTTAACAAATATTATGATCTCGTAACCAGTTTCTATGAGTTTGGCTGGGGAGAATCGTTCCATTTTGCACATAG ATGGAAAGGTGAGTCGCTTCGAGAGAGCATCAAGCGGCATGAGCACTTCCTTGCTTTACAGCTTGGACTGAAACCTGGACAGAAG GTGTTGGATGTGGGTTGTGGGATTGGAGGTCCTCTAAGAGAGATTGCTCGCTTCAG CTCAACTTCTATTACAGGGTTGAATAACAATGAATATCAGATTACAAGAGGAAAG GAACTGAACCGGGTTGCAGGAGTAGACAAGACATGCAACTTTGTTAAG GCTGATTTTATGAAAATGCCATTTCCTGACAATTCATTTGATGCAGTATATGCAATTGAAGCTACCTGCCATGCACCAGATGCG TACGGATGCTATAAAGAGATTTATAGAGTATTAAAACCAGGCCAATGTTTTGCCGCATATGAGTGGTGCATGACTGACTCATTTGATCCTAACAACCAAGAACATCAAAAAATTAAG GCTGAAAttgagattggtgatggcctaCCAGACATCAGGTTGACAGGAAAATGCCTTGAAGCTCTGAAACAAGCGGGTTTTGAG GTCATATGGGAGAGAGATCTTGCGGCAGACTCACCTTTGCCTTGGTACTTGCCTCTGGACAAAAGTCACTTCTCTCTGAGTAGTTTCCGTCTAACAGCTGTTGGGCGATTTTTCACCAAAAACATG GTCAGGGCTCTAGAATTCGTTGGTCTTGCCCCAAAAGGAAGCCAAAGAGTTCAAGATTTTCTGGAGAAGGCTGCAGAAGGGCTAGTTGCAGGTGGAAA GAAAGAGATATTCACGCCAATGTATTTCTTCTTGGCCCGGAAACCACATTGA
- the LOC132800541 gene encoding putative disease resistance protein RGA1: MDNKRVTQNSDVKVTAKSEHFILKLCKSLDPYGGVTGELSELKKTILTIKDVLLDAEEKKNHDHRVRIWLKRLVDVVYEADDLMDDFSPEALQQQLMNGSNMGKKVRTFFSSSNQLVFRRTMAHKIKDINYRLAAIGGNRTDFHLEVRHVESRVVLGAREQTYIPEEEVIGRESAREAILDLLLDPKVEKDVSVLPIVGLGGIGKTTLAQIVYNHKKVQTNFDLKIWVCVSDSFDVKSLVEKIIKSATNHCEENQEMGQLLRKLQMEINGKRYFLVLDDVWNEDKQKWIELESLLSSGAKGSRIIITTRSLRVGKITTSTMEPYMLRPLDKVNSWSLFKNVAFKLGHEPNNPNTKKAAMEIVDRCAGIPLAIRTIGKMLYFKNPEAEWSSFLEMDFSKMHPSENDILPALKLSYDNLPSNLKHCFAYCSLFLKDHDIVVEDLIKLWMAQGFIESSPSSQSLEEVGYWYFDELLSYSFFQEVKTNNRTKKVECKMHDLMHDLATYVAGTECATWDFDRENIDGRIRHVSFASDLVSSGLHNSGLKTVPNSIGKLKHLSFQEFPRDFNKLVNLRHLENEGCDSLTHMPSGLGKLTNLRTLNNFVLKKRLNGQFSGGLKELMKLTNLRGQLSIRNLRHGDDASTEYEAAKLNEKQNLHHLNLYWSNRSSDDDIDAREVDDYEISLESLQPHPDLEALSLFDYWGVRLPDWLPSLTKLDTFIFQMIK, from the exons ATTCTGAAGTTGTGCAAGAGCTTGGATCCATATGGGGGTGTAACTGGGGAGCTTTCGGAACTTAAAAAAACCATTTTAACAATCAAAGATGTACTTCTTGATGCTGAGGAGAAGAAGAACCATGACCACCGGGTCAGAATCTGGCTCAAGAGGCTTGTAGATGTAGTTTACGAGGCTGATGACTTGATGGATGATTTCTCCCCTGAAGCTTTGCAGCAACAACTGATGAATGGAAGTAATATGGGCAAGAAGGTACGCACTTTCTTCTCATCCTCAAACCAACTTGTGTTTCGTCGCACCATGGCTCATAAAATAAAAGACATCAATTATAGGCTAGCTGCGATTGGTGGTAATCGCACGGACTTCCATTTGGAGGTGCGCCATGTGGAGTCTAGAGTTGTCCTTGGAGCTAGGGAGCAAACTTACATACCTGAAGAAGAAGTTATTGGGAGGGAGAGTGCTAGAGAGGCCATCCTAGACCTTTTGTTAGATCCCAAAGTTGAAAAGGATGTGTCAGTTTTGCCAATAGTGGGTTTGGGAGGTATAGGGAAAACCACACTTGCTCAAATCGTGTATAACCATAAGAAGGTTCaaacaaattttgatttaaaaatttgggtGTGTGTCTCTGACAGTTTTGATGTGAAATCTCTTGTtgagaaaattattaaatcagCAACTAATCATTGTGAAGAGAACCAAGAGATGGGTCAACTGCTAAGGAAACTTCAAATGGAGATAAATGGAAAGCGTTATTTCCTTGTACTTGATGACGTATGGAATGAGGATAAACAAAAATGGATAGAATTGGAAAGCTTGTTGTCAAGTGGTGCGAAAGGGAGTAGAATAATCATAACCACCCGTAGTCTAAGAGTTGGTAAGATTACTACTAGCACAATGGAACCATATATGTTAAGGCCTTTGGATAAAGTTAACTCATGGTCTTTGTTTAAAAATGTGGCTTTTAAGCTTGGGCACGAGCCAAACAACCCCAACACGAAGAAAGCTGCAATGGAAATTGTCGATAGGTGCGCAGGTATTCCTCTTGCCATTAGGACAATTGGAAAAATGTTGTATTTCAAAAATCCAGAAGCTGAGTGGTCCTCTTTTCTTGAAATGGATTTCTCAAAGATGCATCCAAGTGAGAATGATATTTTACCAGCACTCAAACTCAGTTACGATAACCTCCCATCAAATTTGAAACATTGTTTTGCCTATTGTAGTCTATTTTTAAAAGATCATGATATTGTTGTTGAAGACTTGATAAAACTTTGGATGGCACAAGGATTTATTGAGTCATCACCTTCAAGTCAATCTTTGGAGGAGGTGGGTTATTGGTATTTTGATGAATTACTTAGTTACTCATTCTTTCAAgaagtaaaaacaaataataggaCAAAAAAAGTAGAATGCAAAATGCATGACCTCATGCATGACCTTGCAACATATGTAGCAGGAACCGAGTGTGCTACATGGGattttgatagagaaaataTCGATGGAAGAATTCGGCATGTATCTTTCGCTTCTGATTTAGTTTCATCAG GTCTTCATAACTCTGGGCTTAAGACAGTGCCAAATTCCATTGGGAAGTTGAAGCATTTAAG TTTTCAAGAATTTCCaagagattttaataaattagtgaATCTCAGACATTTGGAGAATGAGGGATGTGATAGCTTGACTCATATGCCAAGTGGGCTAGGAAAATTAACCAACCTTCGCACTTTAAACAATTTTGTATTGAAGAAGCGGCTTAATGGTCAGTTTTCCGGTGGGCTAAAAGAATTAATGAAACTGACCAACTTGAGAGGACAGTTGAGCATAAGAAACTTGAGACATGGAGACGATGCGAGCACAGAATATGAGGCtgcaaaattgaatgaaaaacaaaatctgcATCACTTAAACTTATATTGGTCAAATAGAAGCAGTGATGATGATATTGATGCACGGGAGGTAGATGATTATGAAATTTCGTTGGAAAGCCTGCAACCACACCCAGATCTTGAAGCATTGTCTTTGTTTGATTATTGGGGTGTTAGACTTCCAGACTGGCTTCCCAGCCTTACAAAACTTGACACATT TATATTTCAAATGATAAAGTAG
- the LOC107431444 gene encoding disease resistance protein RGA2-like isoform X2, whose protein sequence is MPLYPYLQELALTDNYRLKTFQRTQQMKMMDPFSPFSQLTTLKVERMENLQSLSEVLTSLISLKYLSVGECPKLKFFCDGIQHLTCLQELQIRNCQELVDIYDDGEGNMWQALKSLRILEFSGLPRLETLPDGLQQLTSLEKLSLCRCKSLVDIPQWIHNLKSLQELHIWGSDKLTSLPKEGMRQLTSLHTLTIGDCLFYSCDEDFYRLDLQSLRILEFTNLPRLEALPAFLLQLTSLQELRLHYCNSFVGIPERIFDNFRSLLQKLDIWDSHKFTSLPVEVMHQLTSLQHLSIRDCPNYDGGDGNEWQALQSLRFLHFEDLPQLETLPAGLQRVISLNKLTLDCCKSLVGIPGWIGNLKLLQDLTISGCSNSLTSLPEGMRQLTSLQELYISHCLFYKGDGNMWQGLKSFRILWFSDLPQLETLSKGLQQLTSLEELRLYNCNSLVGIPEWIGNLKSLRTLTIWGCSNLTSLPEGMRQLTSLQTLSIRDCPVLKQRCERETGGEDWHKVSHIPRLYLFGAQLQPSTSSSARGKIFKTVRRLQLCNK, encoded by the exons ATGCCACTTTACCCCTATCTTCAAGAACTTGCATTGACTGATAATTATAGGTTGAAGACTTTCCAACGAACGCAACAGATGAAGATGATGGATCCTTTCTCTCCTTTCTCACAGTTGACTACTCTCAAAGTTGAAAGGATGGAGAATCTACAATCGCTGTCAGAGGTGTTAACGAGCCTCATTTCTCTCAAGTATCTTTCGGTTGGGGAGTGTCCAAAATTAAAGTTCTTTTGTGATGGTATTCAACATCTCACCTGTCTTCAAGAACTACAGATTCGCAATTGCCAAGAGCTGGTTGACATATATGATGACGGTGAAGGGAATATGTGGCAAGCTCTTAAAAGCCTTCGTATTCTAGAGTTTAGTGGTCTTCCAAGACTGGAAACTCTCCCTGACGGGCTTCAACAACTTACCTCCCTCGAGAAGCTTAGTTTGTGTAGGTGTAAGAGTTTGGTGGACATTCCACAATGGATCCACAACCTCAAGTCACTTCAAGAGCTTCACATCTGGGGGTCCGACAAATTGACATCACTACCTAAAGAAGGAATGCGTCAGCTCACCTCTTTGCATACACTTACAATTGGTGATTGCCTCTTCTACAGCTGTGATGAGGATTTTTATCGGCTAGATCTTCAAAGCCTTCGTATTCTCGAGTTTACTAATCTTCCACGGCTAGAAGCTCTCCCTGCCTTCCTACTACAACTTACCTCCCTCCAAGAGCTTAGATTGCATTACTGTAACAGTTTTGTGGGTATTCCAGAACGGATATTCGACAACTTTCGATCGCTACTTCAAAAGCTTGACATTTGGGATTCCCACAAATTCACATCACTACCAGTTGAAGTCATGCACCAGCTCACCTCTTTGCAACATCTTTCTATTAGAGATTGTCCTAACTACGACGGTGGTGATGGGAATGAGTGGCAGGCTCTTCAAAGCCTTCGATTTCTCCACTTTGAAGATCTTCCCCAACTGGAAACTCTCCCTGCCGGCCTACAACGAGTTATCTCCCTCAACAAGCTTACATTGGATTGTTGCAAGAGTTTGGTGGGTATTCCAGGATGGATCGGTAACCTCAAATTACTTCAAGATCTTACCATTTCTGGGTGCTCCAACAGTTTGACATCCCTACCTGAAGGAATGCGTCAGCTCACCTCTTTGCAAGAACTTTATATCAGTCATTGTCTTTTCTACAAGGGAGATGGGAATATGTGGCAAGGTCTTAAAAGCTTTCGCATTCTCTGGTTTAGTGATCTTCCACAGCTGGAAACTCTCTCTAAGGGGCTACAACAACTTACTTCCCTCGAGGAACTTAGATTGTATAACTGTAACAGTTTGGTGGGTATTCCAGAATGGATAGGCAACCTCAAATCACTTCGAACGCTTACTATTTGGGGGTGCAGCAATTTGACATCACTACCTGAAGGAATGCGTCAACTCACCTCTTTGCAGACGCTTTCTATCAGGGATTGCCCTGTCTTAAAGCAAAGATGTGAAAGGGAAACGGGAGGCGAGGATTGGCATAAGGTTTCTCATATCCCACGCTTGTATTTGTTTGGTGCACAACTACAACCATCCACTTCTTCTTCAG CTCGTGGCAAGATATTTAAGACTGTCAGGAGATTGCAATTGTGCAATAAATGA